In Aspergillus flavus chromosome 3, complete sequence, one genomic interval encodes:
- a CDS encoding putative component of NuA3 histone acetyltransferase complex (oxidoreductase, putative), which yields MKRKTEGRESLGGSGQPDSKRRALTSEEAAARFRDGLFEPSEQQKYTDQYAESAPYKHGVIHPLIEPSLLRAVRNEIQENLDFTEKETDIYKIFQSGDLANLDGLDDASLSRLPSLLKLRDAMYSARFREYLSSVTGSGKLSGRKTDMAINIYNEGCHLLCHDDVIGSRRVSYILYLTDPDTPWQAEWGGALRLYPTTTKKDAQGEDVKIPSPDFSLSIPPAFNQLSFFTVQPGESFHDVEEVYHFKEGEDRSKKRVRMAISGWFHIPQKGEDGYEEGLEEKLAERSSLAQLQGRGDIYDLPQPKPVVCENESQEVEGKGKGKVEEQPNDTEFTEDDLNFLIQYIAPSYLTPDIAEEMSETFTNESSLNLEQFLSEKFSARVREYIEEQEKKTLPQSSDEIQAQTGWTVARPPHKQRYMFLQHSTAAQDEKTPFQELLNDVFPSPAFRKWLAAITGAERLTSYDFMARRFRRGQDYTLASGYDGEEPRLEFTLSLTPTPGWEKEADEEEEEEDDEEGENGESEKKPKADPKEKEPMSDAEEPAVGGYEIYMAGDDEEEGDAAIYRSAAADEDDGILFSTAAGWNRLSIVLRDSGTLKFVKYVSAAAKGDRWDITGEMGVEFNDDDEDEDEDDEMEADEE from the exons ATGAAGCGCAAGACCGAAGGAAGAGAATCCTTGGGTGGCAGTGGACAGCCGGATTCTAAGAGACGGGCATTGACGAGCGAAGAAGCCGCTGCGCGCTTCCGCGATGGCCTCTTTGAACCCTCGGAGCAGCAGAAGTATACCGATCAATACGCCGAGTCCGCACC GTACAAGCATGGAGTCATCCATCCCCTAATCGAGCCTTCCTTGCTACGCGCGGTCCGCAACGAAATCCAAGAGAACTTGGACTTCACCGAGAAAGAGACGGATATTTACAAGATCTTTCAGTCCGGAGATCTGGCGAACCTGGACGGGCTGGACGATGCATCTCTGTCGCGACTCCCCTCCCTGCTGAAGCTCCGTGATGCCATGTACTCCGCCCGCTTTCGTGAGTACCTGTCGTCCGTGACTGGCTCGGGCAAGCTGAGTGGTCGCAAGACCGATATGGCTATCAACATCTACAACGAGGGATGCCACCTTCTGTGCCATGACGATGTCATTGGAAGCAGACGTGTCAGCTACATCTTGTATCTGACTGATCCGGACACCCCCTGGCAGGCGGAATGGGGTGGTGCACTGCGCCTGTACCCCACGACCACGAAGAAGGATGCACAGGGCGAAGACGTCAAGATCCCCAGCCCCGACTTCAGTCTCAGCATCCCGCCCGCCTTCAACCAGCTGAGCTTCTTCACCGTTCAGCCTGGTGAGAGTTTCCATGACGTCGAGGAGGTTTACCATTTCAAAGAGGGTGAGGACAGGTCAAAGAAGCGGGTGCGCATGGCCATCAGTGGATGGTTCCATATTCCTCAGAAGGGAGAAGACGGCTATGAGGAGGGCCTAGAGGAGAAGCTTGCCGAGCGGAGCAGTCTCGCTCAGCTTCAGGGACGCGGTGACATCTACGACCTCCCCCAGCCCAAGCCGGTCGTGTGCGAGAATGAGTCGCAGGAGGTTGagggcaagggcaagggcaaggTGGAGGAGCAACCCAACGACACCGAATTTACTGAGGATGATCTCAATTTCTTGATCCAGTACATCGCACCATCCTATCTCACCCCAGACATCGCGGAGGAGATGTCGGAGACCTTCACCAACGAGTCATCGCTCAACTTGGAACAGTTCCTGTCAGAGAAATTCTCTGCCCGCGTGCGGGAATATATcgaggagcaggagaagaagaccctTCCCCAATCATCAGATGAGATCCAGGCACAGACGGGATGGACTGTCGCCCGTCCCCCTCACAAGCAGCGCTACATGTTCCTGCAGCATTCGACGGCTGCACAGGACGAGAAGACCCCCTTTCAGGAGTTGCTCAACGACGTCTTTCCCTCCCCCGCATTCCGCAAATGGCTCGCCGCCATTACCGGCGCGGAGCGCCTTACAAGCTACGACTTTATGGCACGCCGCTTCCGCCGCGGACAGGACTACACTCTAGCCAGCGGCTACGACGGGGAAGAACCTCGATTGGAGTTTACGCTCTCCTTGACCCCTACGCCAGGatgggagaaggaggctgacgaggaagaggaggaggaagatgatgaagagggcGAGAACGGCGAGTCCGAGAAAAAGCCGAAGGCCGAtcccaaggagaaggagccTATGAGCGACGCTGAGGAACCCGCCGTGGGTGGTTATGAGATCTACATGGCTGgggacgacgaagaggagggtgACGCAGCCATCTACCGCTCTGCCGCCgcggatgaagatgacggcATCCTATTCAGCACTGCTGCT
- a CDS encoding major facilitator superfamily domain-containing protein codes for MMEVNSDQPVADAIRRQATSSQAVDDAWNFLDKYGDVQHTDLDLVAIRHKVDRRILPFMFCCYFLQFIDKVMYNYAGVMGMKTDLDLKGNNFSNGASAFFIASLVAEVPNTYLLQKVPPAKWLSINVMLWGVAAAAAAGAKNYTTLLVARIFLGIFEAPVAPSLMIISGQYYTKSEQAPRFTFWFLGLGVAQIIGGLISFGFQHVHHAFAGWRIMFLVMGLITVAVGFATLLFLPDTPMQAKWLSDDQKVTLLQHVRVNQTGIRNGKFDPKQLLEAVLDPQVWLWALMLALQAVSSGVVVVYSSTLIAGFGFGGPISALLNTPSGIVSIFFTLLVGIGVRKASNRWAWVFICSIPGIIGGGLMSFLPKSNRAGVLIGIYLVNSIVAPTPVIYHWIAANCAGYTKRAFTSAMVAGFFCVGNIIGPQTFQARDAPEYRPAKIAVLVTQAVAGILAVVLFGYYVWENRRRDRAQTTQEGQGVVTDEKAWGGLTDKQNKDFRYVY; via the exons atgatgGAGGTAAACAGCGACCAACCAGTCGCGGACGCGATACGGAGACAAGCTACATCTTCTCAAGCAGTAGACGATGCCTGGAATTTCTTGGACAAATATGGCGATGTCCAGCACACGGACTTGGATCTGGTCGCAATCCGTCATAAAGTTGATCGGCGCATTTTACCTTTCATGTTCTGTTGCTATTTTCTACAATTCATCGATAAGGTGATGTATAAT TACGCGGGAGTCATGGGTATGAAAACAGACCTGGACCTGAAGGGAAACAATTTTAGCAACGGCGCAAGTGCCTTTTTCATTGCATCCTTGGTGGCTGAAGTTCCAAATA CATATCTTCTTCAGAAGGTACCCCCAGCAAAATGGTTGAGCATCAATGTCATGCTCTGGGGTGTTGCAGCAGCCGCGGCGGCTGGTGCGAAGAACTATACGACTCTGCTTGTCGCGCGTATATTTCTGGGGATTTTTGAAGCTCCGGTAGCGCCATCCTTGATGATCATAAGCGGTCAATACTATACAAAGTCCGAACAGGCCCCAAGATTTACATTCTGGTTTTTAGGCCTCGGAGTAGCCCAGATCATCGGCGGATTGATCTCTTTTGGCTTCCAACATGTACACCATGCATTCGCCGGCTGGCGTATCATGTTCCTTGTCATGGGACTGATAACTGTTGCTGTAGGATTTGCTACCTTACTTTTCCTTCCAGATACCCCAATGCAGGCGAAGTGGTTATCGGATGATCAAAAGGTGACGCTACTTCAACATGTTCGTGTGAATCAGACCGGTATTCGCAATGGCAAATTTGATCCCAAGCAATTGCTAGAAGCAGTTCTTGACCCTCAGGTGTGGCTGTGGGCTTTGATGCTCGCCTTG CAAGCTGTTTCCAGCGGGGTGGTCGTGGTGTATTCGTCTACGCTTATAGCCGGCTTTGGCTTTGGCGGACCTATCTCAGCCCTTCTAAATACCCCTTCCGGAATTGTTAGTATTTTCTTCACACTGCTAGTGGGTATTGGCGTTCGCAAAGCCTCGAATCGATGGGCATGGGTCTTTATCTGCAGTATTCCAGGAATTATCGGCGGCGGGCTCATGTCTTTCCTGCCCAAGAGCAATCGAGCCGGAGTATTGATTGGGATCTACCTAGTCAATTCAATCGTTGCTCCAACACCAGTGATCTACCATTGGATTGCCGCCAATTGCGCAGGATACACAAAACGCGCCTTTACAAGTGCTATGGTGGCCGGTTTCTTCTGTGTTGGCAATATCATTGGGCCGCAGACTTTCCAGGCAAGGGATGCCCCCGAATACCGACCAGCCAAGATTGCAGTTCTGGTGACTCAGGCCGTTGCGGGAATATTAGCTGTCGTCCTATTCGGGTACTATGTCTGGGAGAACAGGCGGAGGGATCGTGCCCAGACAACCCAAGAAGGACAGGGGGTTGTCACGGACGAGAAAGCATGGGGTGGGTTGACTGACAAACAGAACAAGGACTTTCGTTATGTGTACTGA
- a CDS encoding extracellular protein SEL-1 — translation MAYPQRPAQRPPPMRNYGPRPSRPAGPPQDGYFDQGYDYGYDNGAYPPGSGGYDDAGYGYSSDQAVPRSYGPPRGAPRPPRGGYGPPMESRPDRGYAPRGRPPPNRYDAPRGPSDRRAPPRQDRSRPPPRPMPPPSNATWDNPFPMFPSQEPRSRSGSTATGIETGMARMDLNSPMSPVTVPDRPHTSHGRRQEMPRQPPPGSAGRGRGDYPGGPVRSASQGRPSTGQSDRSERSYTDPNGPPPVPHINRSATMPVTAAPPMTPPVAPPVAKPMYPGQATYQDPSFATKANAHKSLHVDALLDSYYSTAHADEPDMPNFDAMPDGGQGGAIDESLFGLEQPKPKTPAPSAPQGQYAAFNPQPTEVHHVQSQPEMRPGVVPNQFENAGFHFDLPASAPAAQHQERMEYGFGHEDPMQTPHQQQHGSWGSQMNAYPDGQTGYVGRDGSIRSNGPPQSYRANQPAYGNEAPPPVMNQMDPVDPEQNPDALPHHPAPFRPGHDQGNKPAPVRQYNSATDSAPPPVVAQQGPPVDPPAGPVTQEELQQLQRVAKSNPSDKKTQLLLAQKLAEASVVLVESSRLDPKSKAKAREKYAMDAYKIVKKLVSSGYADAQFFLADCYGQGILGLQVDHKEAFHLYQTAAKQGHGQAAYRTAVCCEIGPEEGGGTKRDPFKAVHWYKRAASLGDPPAMYKMGMIMLKGLLGQAKNPREGVSWLKRAAERADAENPHALHELALMYANAGPNDIVIRDEAYASQLFHQAAELGYKFSQFQLATAYEYGLMGCPVDPRQSIFWYTHAAAQGEHQSELALSGWYLTGAEGILQQSDTEAYLWARKAATSCLAKAEYAMGYYTEVGIGVTANMEDAKRWYWRAAAQGFPKARERLEEIKKGGARMQKARLSRSGANQQKQNEGDCILM, via the exons ATGGCTTACCCTCAGCGTCCAGCGCAGAGGCCTCCGCCCATGAGAAACTACGGCCCCCGTCCCTCTCGGCCCGCAGGCCCGCCACAAGACGGGTATTTTGACCAGGGTTATGATTACGGCTACGACAACGGCGCTTATCCGCCTGGTAGTGGAGGCTATGACGATGCAGGATACGGTTATTCGAGTGACCAAGCAGTTCCGAGATCATACGGACCCCCGCGAGGTGCTCCCCGACCACCTCGGGGAGGCTATGGCCCTCCCATGGAGTCCCGACCTGATCGCGGATATGCGCCACGAGGTCGACCACCGCCAAACCGATACGATGCGCCTCGCGGCCCTAGTGACAGGCGAGCGCCGCCAAGGCAAGATCGCTCAAGGCCTC CCCCCCGTCCTATGCCACCTCCCTCCAACGCAACATGGGACAACCCGTTTCCGATGTTTCCCTCTCAGGAACCACGCAGCCGGTCCGGCTCAACTGCAACAGGAATTGAAACTGGAATGGCAAGGATGGATCTCAATAGCCCAATGTCGCCTGTAACGGTTCCGGACCGTCCGCATACGTCGCACGGACGACGGCAGGAGATGCCTCGACAGCCGCCCCCTGGCTCCGCTGGACGGGGTAGGGGAGACTACCCCGGTGGTCCCGTAAGGTCTGCGAGCCAAGGGCGCCCGTCGACCGGACAGTCTGATCGGAGCGAGCGGTCTTATACCGACCCAAATGGACCCCCACCGGTACCGCATATCAATAGAAGCGCAACGATGCCTGTTACAGCTGCACCGCCAATGACACCACCGGTCGCACCGCCCGTGGCTAAGCCAATGTATCCTGGACAAGCGACATACCAAGACCCCTCATTTGCCACGAAAGCCAATGCCCATAAGTCTCTCCATGTCGACGCATTACTGGATAGCTATTATAGCACGGCCCATGCAGATGAACCCGATATGCCTAATTTCGACGCTATGCCGGATGGCGGCCAAGGTGGTGCAATCGACGAAAGTTTATTCGGATTAGAACAACCGAAACCAAAAACACCTGCTCCTTCCGCTCCCCAGGGTCAATATGCGGCATTCAACCCACAGCCTACCGAAGTTCATCATGTCCAATCCCAGCCGGAGATGAGGCCAGGGGTTGTGCCAAATCAATTCGAGAATGCAGGCTTCCACTTCGACCTCCCTGCATCAGCACCCGCTGCACAGCACCAGGAGAGAATGGAGTACGGGTTCGGTCATGAGGACCCCATGCAGACTCCGCACCAACAACAGCATGGTAGCTGGGGGTCGCAAATGAATGCATACCCCGATGGACAAACTGGATACGTAGGCCGCGATGGCTCCATTCGCAGCAATGGACCTCCTCAGTCATACCGCGCCAACCAGCCCGCATATGGGAATGAAGCGCCGCCACCAGTAATGAATCAGATGGACCCGGTAGATCCCGAGCAAAACCCTGATGCGTTACCCCATCATCCGGCGCCTTTCCGGCCCGGACATGATCAGGGTAACAAGCCAGCACCTGTACGCCAGTACAACAGCGCCACTGACTCCGCACCACCTCCTGTTGTTGCGCAGCAAGGCCCTCCGGTTGATCCACCCGCCGGACCCGTGACACAAGAAGAACTTCAACAATTGCAGCGGGTGGCCAAGAGCAATCCTTCGGACAAGAAGACCCAGTTGTTACTCGCCCAGAAACTAGCCGAGGCCTCAGTGGTACTGGTTGAGAGTAGTCGATTAGATCCCAAGTCCAAGGCGAAAGCGAGGGAGAAGTATGCGATGGATGCGTACAAAATCGTCAAAAAGCTTGTGTCCAGCGGATACGCTGACGCGCAGTTTTTCCTGGCGGACTGCTACGGTCAAGGAATACTGGGTCTTCAGGTTGATCATAAAGAAGCTTTCCACTTGTATCAGACTGCTGCCAAGCAAGGGCATGGTCAGGCGGCCTACCGTACGGCTGTGTGTTGCGAGATTGGTCCGGAAGAAGGCGGTGGTACCAAGCGGGATCCGTTCAAGGCAGTACACTGGTATAAGCGTGCTGCATCCTTGGGTGATCCACCAGCGATGTACAAGATGGGAATGATTATGCTCAAGGGGCTTCTCGGCCAAGCAAAGAACCCTCGCGAGGGTGTCTCATGGCTGAAGCGTGCCGCAGAACGTGCCGATGCCGAAAACCCACACGCACTACATGAACTTGCGCTCATGTATGCCAATGCAGGCCCGAATGACATCGTTATCCGTGATGAGGCGTATGCTAGTCAACTATTCCACCAAGCTGCAGAATTGGGGTATAAGTTCTCCCAGTTCCAATTAGCCACTGCATACGAGTATGGGTTGATGGGGTGCCCTGTGGACCCTCGGCAGAGTATCTTTTGGTATACTCATGCGGCAGCGCAGGGCGAGCATCAAAGTGAACTTGCCTTGAGCGGATGGTATCTGACTGGCGCGGAGGGGATTCTGCAGCAGAGCGACACAGAAGCCTACCTCTGGGCACGCAAGGCCGCCACTTCCTGTCTTGCAAAGGCAGAATATGCAATGGGTTATTATACCGAAGTTGGAATCGGGGTCACCGCCAATATGGAGGATGCTAAGCGATGGTATTGGCGGGCAGCTG CCCAAGGATTTCCGAAAGCCCGCGAACGCcttgaagaaatcaagaaGGGCGGAGCCCGGATGCAGAAAGCTCGGCTTTCTCGGTCTGGTGCCAACCAACAGAAGCAGAACGAAGGCGACTGCATCCTTATGTGA
- a CDS encoding putative nitrilotriacetate monooxygenase component A (nitrilotriacetate monooxygenase component A) has translation MPEKTLHLTAFMRPVSLHTGAWRYPGAYPDANFNLTHLKSFIKKLEDAKFDAFFMADHLAVLNMPVEALKRSHTVTSFEPFTLLSALSVVTEKIGLAATASTTYDEPYHIARRFASLDHLSSGRAAWNIVTTGNPESAKNFGLDAHVEHADRYKRAREFYDVVTGLWDSFADDAFIRDQETGIYFDPEKLHVLDHKGDDLKVRGPLNIARPVQGWPVIVQAGQSEPGKQLAAETAEAVFCSPRDLESAKALYADIKGRAVAAGRDRNHLKILPAAFIVVGDSVEEARAKRLKLDSLVHYDSAIASLSIALGTDASGFDPDGPLPTDIPETNASKTGRAGVLKLAEDEKLTVRQLAQRHGGYSGLAFVGTPESIAEEMSVWLDEEGADGFTVVFPFLPQGLDDVVQRLVPELQRRGIFRQDYEGTTLREHLGLPRPNNRFFS, from the coding sequence ATGCCTGAAAAAACACTACATTTGACCGCGTTCATGCGGCCGGTCAGCTTACATACTGGCGCATGGCGATACCCCGGCGCCTATCCAGACGCCAACTTCAATCTCACCCATCTCAAATCCTTCATTAAGAAGCTAGAAGATGCCAAGTTCGATGCTTTCTTCATGGCCGATCACCTCGCCGTGCTGAACATGCCGGTCGAGGCGCTGAAACGCAGCCACACCGTGACATCCTTCGAGCCGTTCACTCTCCTCTCGGCACTATCAGTTGTAACAGAGAAGATTGGGCTCGCGGCGACAGCATCCACGACATACGATGAGCCCTACCATATCGCGCGACGATTCGCCTCGCTGGATCATCTCAGCAGCGGCCGCGCGGCTTGGAATATCGTCACCACCGGTAATCCGGAGTCTGCGAAGAACTTCGGACTAGATGCACATGTGGAACACGCGGACCGCTATAAGCGGGCTCGTGAGTTCTATGATGTCGTTACCGGGCTGTGGGATAGTTTTGCCGATGATGCCTTCATCCGCGATCAGGAGACCGGCATCTACTTTGATCCGGAGAAGTTACATGTCCTCGACCACAAGGGTGACGATCTGAAAGTCAGGGGACCGCTGAACATCGCGCGCCCAGTTCAGGGTTGGCCTGTGATTGTGCAAGCAGGGCAGTCCGAGCCAGGAAAACAGTTGGCGGCTGAAACGGCCGAAGCGGTCTTCTGCTCGCCGAGGGACTTGGAGTCTGCAAAGGCACTGTATGCGGACATCAAGGGCCGTGCGGTGGCAGCCGGTCGGGATCGTAACCATCTCAAGATCCTACCGGCCGCCTTTATCGTCGTTGGTGACAGTGTCGAAGAGGCCAGAGCCAAGCGCCTCAAGCTCGATAGTCTAGTCCACTACGACAGCGCCATCGCCTCCTTGTCCATTGCACTCGGAACTGATGCGTCCGGGTTCGATCCAGATGGTCCACTACCGACGGATATCCCGGAGACTAATGCGAGCAAGACAGGCCGTGCTGGAGTTCTGAAGCTTGCCGAGGACGAGAAGTTGACTGTACGGCAGCTTGCACAGCGACATGGTGGCTACTCGGGACTTGCTTTTGTCGGTACGCCTGAATCAATCGCGGAGGAAATGAGTGTCTGGCTGGATGAGGAGGGCGCTGATGGTTTCACTGTCGTATTCCCATTCCTGCCACAGGGgctggatgatgttgttcagCGACTGGTACCTGAGTTGCAGCGTCGTGGCATCTTCCGTCAGGATTATGAAGGAACAACCTTGAGGGAACACCTTGGTCTTCCACGTCCGAATAATCGCTTCTTTTCATGA